The segment AGCTGTTTTGCGGAATATCAACACTGAAGTAACGTATGTATAAAAATTTAAAAGTGAAGAAGGGTTTCTATGTTTATCACCTATACAGCTTTCTTTTCAATATTTGGGCTCGTGTTCGGCTCGTTCTATAATGTCGTAGGATTGCGCGTGCCGAAAAACGAATCGATCGCTTTTCCGCCTTCCCATTGCACGAAATGCGACCGCCAGCTGACGGCGCTCGACTTGGTTCCGGTATTTTCTTATTTATTCTTGAGAGGGCGCTGCCGTTCATGCGGAGAAAAGATCCATTGGGTCTACCCGTTGATGGAAGCAATCACAGCCGCGTTATTTGCCATTTCGTTTTGGCAGCTGGGTTTTACGCCTGAACTGATTGTTGCGCTCATTTTCGTATCGCTTCTGGTCATCATCATGGTCTCGGATATCGCTTATATGCTGATTCCGGATAAGGTGCTTTTACCAGTCGGTATCGTTTTATTGGCATTGCGTTTGTTCATCCCGCTCGACCCGTGGTGGGATGCATTGCTCGGTGCTGCTATTGGATTCGGTATTTTATTATTGATTGCCATTGTTTCAAAAGGCGGCATGGGCGGCGGCGACATCAAACTGTTTTTCGTCATCGGTTTGGTGCTCGGGACGAGTGGCACGTTAATGACCTTGTTCTTTGCTTCGCTCATTGGAGCGATTGCTGGAATCATTCAGCTGCGCATCAACAACCAAGACCGCAAGACACCGGTGCCATTCGGTCCGTCGATTGCACTTGGCGCCGTCATCACTTATTTCTGGGGCGACACGTTATTGAACTGGTATATGAATTTCTGGGGATGAAGCTAATGGCTTCATCTTTTTTTGTTGATTAAAATTTCATGTCAGGCTTTACATACATCTGTAATTTCCTTTGACAAGTTTGATCAAGATACATATTCTTTTTGATTTGAAACAAAGTGGAAATAATTAAGAGTAGATTAAATTTTATTTACGATGTACAAACAGATAACCTATTGAATTAGCAGAAGGCGGCGACTCCAGCGGAAAAAGAGGTCCAGGCGAGACCCCGGAGAGCGAAGCTCGAGGAGGCTCGCGGGCCTCCCGCGGAAAGCGTCCGCCTGGAGCGAATTCGATTTTAAAGCACTTACCTTACAAACAATATTTCATTAAAATATTAATTTGAGCGGTGCAGCTAATCGCTTCTCGCAGAAAACCACCGCCAAATCTCATTTTTGATATGCGCATTTCCCGGCAAAAATAATTTTTGCGAATTTGCCTACAATTTTCATCTTTTCGGATTTTGGGTATGATGCTAAAAAAGGGAGGAATTTAGTTATGAAATTCAAAGCCACTCAGCCGGTCATCCTGGCTTCAGCATCACCGCGCAGAAAAGAATTATTGGAAGGCATCGGCATCGACTTTTCGATCATCCCGAGTTTGAAAGAAGAGCCGGACCCGTCGCAGTTCCAGACGGCGATGGGCTACGTCATTGAATGCGCGATGCAAAAAGCGAAAGACGTCGCGAAAACACATCCGGAAGCGGTCGTCATCGGTTCGGATACGGTCGTCGTACTGGACGGTGAGATTTTGCGCAAGCCGCAGAGCAAACAGCAAGCCCAGGAATATCTGCACCGGCTGTCAGGCCAGACGCACGACGTCATCACAGCGATCACGATCGTCAAAGGCAATAGCGAGCAGTCGTTCCATGAAATGACCCGTGTGACGTTCTACGACTTGCCTGAAGACTGGATCGAGGCTTATACCAGCACCGATGACCCGTACGACAAAGCGGGCGCATACGGCATCCAGACAATGTCCGGCTTATTCGTCAGAAAAATTGACGGCGATTACAATACGGTCGTCGGTTTGCCGATAGCGAGCTTGACACAAAAGCTGCTGCTGTCGGGTTATATTGCACTGGAAGGGAGCCGCGTCCATGCAGATTGAACAGGCATTGATGATCCGGGACGTCCATGCTGCTGACCGCCCGAGAGAGCGGCTGGTCAACCAAGGCGCGATGAGCTTATCGAACCAGGAGCTCATCGCGATTTTGCTGCGCACCGGCACGAAACAGGAATCGGTTTTGCATTTGGCGAACCGGGTCCTGACTTATTTTGAACAGATTCAGGGATTGAAAGACGCGACGATTGAAGAAATGATTTCCATCAAAGGCATCGGCCAGGCAAAAGCGGTGCAGCTCCTCGCGGCGGTTGAGCTTGGCCGGCGTCTGTCCTCGAAACAGACCGATACGAAATTCACCATCCGTTCCCCGAAAGATGCCGCTTCGTATTTGATGGCGGATATGACTTCACTCAAACAGGAACATTTCGTCGTATTGTTCCTCAATATCAAAAACCAGGTCATGCATAAACAGACCATATTTGTCGGCAGTTTGAACGCCAGCATCGTCCATCCGCGCGAAATTTTCCGGGAAGCGGTGAGGCGTTCTTCTGCGTCAATAGTTTGTGCCCATAATCACCCGTCCGGCAATCCGGCGCCTTCCCCTGAAGACATCGCTGTTACCAAGCGTTTGATGGAAGCGGGAAGCATCATCGGCATAGAGCTATTGGATCATATAATTATAGGCGACCATCAGTTCACTTCCTTGAACGAAAAGGGATTTATGTAGGACTGTTACTTTCTCTTCATTTCGGCTATAATGAAAGGTATTGTATTGACTCTATGGCACTTTGGCATATAAAGAAGGGAAGAATTTACGTGTTTGGAATTGGATCGAAAGATGTAGGGATAGATTTAGGTACGGCTAATACGCTGGTTTTCATTAAAGATAAAGGGATTGTTCTTCGTGAACCGTCTGTTGTTGTTAAGAACACCATTACGGGTGAGATCCTTGCAGTCGGGAACGAAGCACGCAAAATGATGGGCCGTACACCTGGGTCAATCGTCGCGATCCGTCCGATGAAAGACGGAGTGATCGCTGATTTCGATACGACTGCAGCGATGATCCAATATTATTTGCGGGAAGCGTTGAAATCGTCCGGCCGCAACTGGCAGAAACCGAACATCATGATTTGTGTGCCTTATGGCATCACTTCCGTGGAAAGCCGCGCTATCATTAATGCCGCTCGCCAGGCTGGAGCCCGCGAAGCTTATACTATTGAAGAGCCGTTTGCAGCTGCAATCGGCGCAAATCTGCCTGTTTGGGAACCTACCGGCAGTATGGTCGTCGATATTGGTGGCGGTACGACTGAAGTGGCCGTCATTTCACTTGGCGGAATTGTCTCTAGCCAGTCTGTCCGCGTTGCTGGGGATGCATTTGATATTGCGGTTACCCAGCATATCCGCAAAACATATAACGTTATGATCGGTGAACGGACAGCAGAAGCGATTAAAATGGAAATTGGTTCTGCCAGCACTGTAACAGAAGAAGAGAAAAATGCTAAAATGGAAATCCGTGGACGTGATATGCTTACTGGGCTGCCGAAAACGATTGAAATCACTGCAGCAGAAATCTCTGAAGCGCTGAAAGAAGCGATCGAATCGATTATGGTCGCCATCAGATCCACGCTTGAAAAGACGCCGCCTGAACTGTCAGCGGATGTCATGGAGCGCGGAATTGTGTTGACAGGTGGCGGAGCTTTGCTTAAGAACCTGGACAAAGTGATTGCGGATGAAACGGGTCTGCCAGTGATCATCGCAGAAAATCCATTGGACTGCGTAGCGATCGGAACTGGTAAAGCTTTAGATAATATAGAACAGGTTCGACGCCAGCAATCACATAAATAAGGAGGATTGCCGTAATGTTCCATTTTTTTACAAACAAGCGGCTTATTTTGCTGCTGTTGGGCGTCATCCTGCTTGTTGCTTTAATTTCTTTTTCTCTCCGGGACCGCGATAATGTGTCGCTGCCGGAGCAAATCATCAAGGATGGCGTCGGAGCCGGCCAAATGGTCTTTTCCGGACCCGCTCATTTCGTCACTGGGATTTTTGACAGCATAGATTCTCTTTTAAATACATATGAAGAAAATAAGTATTTGAAATCGCGTTTAGAAGAGTTTGCAAGCGTGCAAGCGGAAGCGACCAATCTGCGTTCTGAGAACGACGAACTGAAAGCACTTGTCGGCAAAGAAGAAGATTTGCGCAGCTACAACCCGATCCATGCCACCGTCATTGCCCGCAATCCGGATCAATGGGAAGAGAAAATCATCATCAATGAAGGATCGACGAACGGGGTCAAGGAAAATATGGCCGTTATGACTGCTCAAGGCCTTATCGGCAAAGTGGTCTTGACTACGCCGTTCACTTCCACTGTTGAATTGATTTCGACCCAGAATCCGAATTACCGGGTATCGGCCATGGTAATCGGCGGCAAAAAAGATGTTTTCGGCTTGATCGAAGGCTATGACGTGGAACGCCGCGAATTGCTGCTGAAACGGATTGATGCAGATATCGACTTGAAAGTAGGCCAGCAAGTCATTTCAAGCGGACTCGGCGGCATTTTCCCGAAAGGCATCGTCATCGGGGAAATTACGGAAATCGCCATTGATGAATTCGGTTTGACGAAGCTGGTGTATGTTAAACCGGCGGCTGATTTTTCGCTGCTGAATCATGTCGTGATTGCGGATCGGGTTTTACCGGAAGTAGACGGGGAAGATAATGGAGAAGTCGGAGATGAGGAATCATGATGAGATTTCTGATTCCGTTGATCGGGCTTTTCCTGTTTTACTTGGAACCGGTATTCGGCTTGTTTTCGCCATTACAGATCGGCGGGGAATATTATTATGTCGTCCCCCGTTTTCTGATTATGTTTTTGATTTTTGTGTCGGTTTATTTCGACACAAAACACGCAATGTTTTACGGATTATTTTTCGGCCTCTTGTATGATGTCTTTTTCATCGATATAATTGGTCTATATTCTTTTTTGTATCCGGCGATTTGTGTGCTGGCTGGATACATCGTGAAAAACCTGCAACGGAATTTATACATCACGACGATGGTGACCTTGGTATTGACTGCTGCATTTGAATTTATCCTGTATCAGTTTTTCTCCTTGATCTCGTTGACGTCGATTCCGATAGGCACATTTTTCGATACACGGCTGATGCCGACGATGATTGCAAACTCGATGTTCTTGGTCATTCTCGGCTGGGCATTCAGATCAATGATTGTCGGCCGGTTTGAAGCACGGCGGAAAAATCCGAGTTTATCACGCTTTAACGGATAGCTATTTAAAAGCGGTAAAACTTGGTGGTTCAAGTTTTAATTTATTATAATGGAAGCGCAGGTGACACATTTTTGAAGAATCTTGTCTATATCAAAGGGACGAAACAGGGGCTTGTGCTGCAGCTCGACGACCAGTGTTCTTACACCGATCTGCTAAAAGAGCTGCAGGCAAAGGTGTCGGACCCTGCGCTTGAAGGCAGTGCAGAAGTACAGATTAACCTTGGCAACCGGTATTGCACGGAAGCCCAGATCAAAGAAATTACCAACATCACGCAAAAAGATACGGAGTTGCGCGTCATTAGTGTGAAAAGCGATGTGATTACGGTTGAAGAAAGCAATCGCCGTATTCTGGAGCGCCAGTCCGAAACGTATGTCGGCATCGTACGCTCTGGCCAAATCGTCAGAGCGGAAGGCGACCTCGTCGTTGTCGGGGACGTCAATCCGAACGGCCGCGTCGTCGCCGGCGGCAATATTTATGTGCTGGGCCGTTTGAAAGGCATCGCGCATGCAGGGGCGAACGGCAACCGGGAGGCGGTCATTGCCGCTTCATGGCTCGAAGCAACGCATTTGCAGATCGATGACGAATTGGAAATTATGACAGATGAGTTGACAGTGTTATCGGAACAGCCGGAAATGGAATGTGCTTATTTACATAAAAATGGCAGCATCATTATCGACCGTTTGCAGGAATTGCGATTCTTGCGGCCTGAAATTTCAACGTTTAAAGGAGGAAGCTAATGTGGGAGAAGCAATAGTGATTACATCAGGTAAGGGAGGCGTCGGAAAGACGACGACAACCGCCAATCTCGGCACTGCATTGGCTCTTCAAGGGAAAAAGGTATGCTTGATCGATACGGATATAGGTTTACGGAATTTAGATGTTATTCTTGGGCTCGAAAACCGGATCATTTACGATTTGGTGGACGTCCTCGATGGCCGCTGCAAAGTGCATCAAGCGCTTGTTAAAGATAAACGTTTTGATGATATGCTGTATTTGCTGCCTGCTGCGCAGACGACAGATAAAAACGCGATCAATCCGGAACAGATGAAGGAACTCGTCACTGAACTGAAAAAAGAGTACGATTTCGTCATCATCGACTGCCCGGCTGGTATCGAGCAAGGCTATAAAAACGCCGTTGCTGGTGCGGACAAAGCAATTGTCGTAACCACTCCTGAAATTTCAGCAGTGCGCGACGCCGACCGCATCATCGGCCTTTTGGAACTTGAAGAAGGAATCGAACCGCCAAAATTGATCATCAACCGTATTCGCCAGCATTTGATGAATGCCGGCGATTCAATGGATATCAATGAAATCACGACGCATCTTTCCATCGACTTGCTGGGAATCGTAGCCGATGACGAAACGGTCATCTCAAGCTCGAACCGCGGCGAGCCGGTTGTGATGGATCCGACCAACCGTGCCGCTCTTGGCTACCGCAACATTGCCCGCCGGATTCTGGGTGAATCCGTGCCGCTGATGACGATGGATAAAAAGAACCAAGGCGTTTTTTCAAAAATCAAAGCGATTTTCGCGAAATCCTGATAGCTTGGCCCCCGCAGAGATGCGGGGGTTTTTGTATGGGGAAATTCTATGATCACTTGGGGCAGTTCTATGAGCAATATTTGGGAGTCTATGATCACTCGGGGAAGTTCTAAGAGCGTTCGAAGCGGTTCTATGATCACTCAGGAGAGTTCTAAGAGCATTCACGACGGTTCTATGATCATTCACCAAAAATCCCGACAATAAACGGGTTTTATTACACTGGTTATAAAATCTTGATCCAGGGTAATTAACAATTAGTAGAAATAAGTTGCAGCGGATCGAAGTTTTCTTTATTCCATTCCTGCAAATATCCGAATAACTGTTGACGCAGCACTGAGCATATGGTATTATTCTAATGTTATGTTTGTAGCGCACCTGTGCTACAACCGCTCGAATCAGGTCATGTAAGAATCTGCAGCAATGCGATCACCTGAATAGGCGAGTCTTAGTCTAAGAGGAGGTGCAAGGATATGTACGCAATTATTGAAACTGGTGGTAAACAAATCAAAGTTGAAGCGGGCCAAGAGATCTACGTTGAGAAATTGAACGGAGAAGCTGGTGACGTCATCACATTTGACAAAGTTTTATTCGTAGGTGGAGAAGACGCTAAAGTGGGTGTTCCTTTTGTTGAAGGAGCTACTGTTACAGCTAAAGTTGAAAAACACGGCAAACAGAAAAAAATCACGGTCTTCAAATACAAAGCGAAAAAGAACTACCATAAAAAACAAGGTCATCGTCAGCCATACACGAAATTGACTGTCGACGCGATCAACCTGTAAGAAATGATACGAGTAAACGTAAAAGAAACGTCTAACCGCATTTTGTCTTTCGAAATGTCGGGTCATGCGGATTTTGCTGAACACGGGCAAGACCTCGTATGTGCTGGAGCATCCGCTGTCTCATTTGGAGCGGTGAATGCCATTATGGAGCTGACGAAAATTGAACCCCAAATCCAGCAGGAAAGCAGCGGCTTTTTGAAAGTCGTGTTTCCCGAAGGCCTTGATGAGAAAACAGAAGAGCAAGTTCAATTGCTCGTGCGTGCCATGATCGTTTCCTTAAAAACGATTGAACATGATTACGGAAAATATATCAAAATAACCTTCACAGCTTAGGAGGTGGAACAGAATGTTAAGATTAGATCTTCAGTTTTTTGCATCCAAAAAAGGTGTAGGTTCAACGAGAAACGGACGTGACTCAGAATCTAAACGCCTTGGCGCAAAACGTGCAGACGGCCAACTCGTTTCTGGCGGCTCAATTTTATACCGTCAACGCGGTACTAAAATTTACCCTGGCGAAAACGTAGGACGCGGTGGAGACGATACACTTTTTGCAAAAGTTGACGGAATCGTACGTTTCGAACGTTACGGACGCGACAGAAAAAAAGTGAGCGTATACCCTGTAGCACAAGAAGCTTAATACAAAACGAAAAGGGCTGCGCTTGCAGCCCTTTTTCTTTTTCGAGAAATTCCAAAGAAATATTGGTATACTGGGATAAAGAGAAACTGCAATCACCGGGCACTATCCGGTGATGGCTAGTTGATCCAATCGGGCTTTTATGGACAGTAGAACTCCGCTTGAAAAGCGGAGGTCGAACTGACCGTTAAAGCGGGGTAAAGAGAAACTGTCATCACCGGGCACTATCCGGTGGTGGCTAGTTGATCCAATCGGGCTTTTATGGACAGTAGAACTCCGCTGAAAAGCGGAGATCGAACTGACCGTTAAAGCGGGGGCAAAGAAGCTGACACGGGACGTGACTTATGAAAGAAATGACAACGGTGGCACAATCGCTGCGGCATGCGCGCCATGACTTCTTGAATGAATTGCAGTTGATCAATATGTATTTGGATCTTGGTCGGCAGGAAGAGGCTCAAGCGATTATTCGCTCGCATGCCGAAGCGGCTGTGCATCTCAGCCGGCTTGCCGGTTTGAAGATGCCCTTGACAGAGGAATGGCTGCTGCTCGCAAAATGGCAGCATCCGGAGTTTCATTTTCATGTGGAATGTTTGGCACACCGGGCGCCGGTGGAACTGGATGCAGCTTTTACCCGTCTGCTAGAGCTTTTTGTGGCGACGGCGCTGCCGCAAATGGACCCGTATGCGGAGCATGAATGCTGCGTCAGGTTAGCGAATGAGGAAGAGTCATTGATGATGGAAATAACATTGAACGGAAATTGGACGGAGATTGAGTTTCCGGAAGTTTCAGGGTTATATGCAGTAAAAGAGTGCGATTCGGACAGTATGAAACTGACTGTACGCGCACAGATGGAGGGATAATTATGTTTGTCGATCACGTAAAAGTTTATGTTAGAGGTGGCGACGGCGGGGACGGAATGGTTGCGTTCCGCCGCGAAAAATATGTACCAGATGGCGGTCCTGCAGGGGGGGACGGCGGTAAAGGTGGCGATGTCGTATTTGTCGTTGAAGAAGGCTTGCGCACATTAATGGATTTCCGCTACAAACGGATTTTCAAAGCTGACCGTGGAACACACGGAATGAGCAAAAATCAGCACGGAGCGAAAGCAACCGATACATTCATCAAAGTTCCACCTGGCACAGTCGTAAAAGATGCCGAAACAGGCGAAACAATTGCCGATTTGGTGGAACATGGCCAAACTGCAGTCATCGCACGCGGTGGCCGTGGAGGGCGCGGGAACTCCCGTTTTGCCACTCCTCAAAACCCGGCTCCGGAATTATCGGAAAAAGGAGAGCCAGGATTTGAACGCAATGTCATTATGGAACTGAAAGTATTGGCGGATGCCGGTTTAGTCGGATTCCCGAGTGTCGGAAAGTCGACTCTTTTATCAGTCGTTTCCGCTGCCAAACCGAAAATTGCAGAATACCATTTCACAACAATCGTACCGAATCTCGGCATGGTTGAAACAGACGATCAGCGCAGTTTCGTTATGGCGGATTTACCTGGATTGATTGAAGGCGCGCACCAAGGTATCGGGCTTGGCCATCAATTCCTGCGCCATATTGAACGCACACGAGTCATTATCCATGTCATCGATATGTCTGCCATGGAAGGTCGCGATCCGTATGAGGATTATGTAACCATCAACGAAGAATTGAAGCAATACAATATGCGCTTGACTGAACGCCCGCAATTGATTGTAGCCAATAAAATGGACATGCCGGATGCGGAAGAAAACTTGAAAGAATTCCGCAAGAAATTGCCGGAAGACGCACGCATTTTCCCGATTTCTGCATTAAGCCGCCAAGGCTTGTCAAATCTATTATTCGCGATTGCGGATTTGTTGGAAGTAACTGCAGAGTTCCCATTGATCGACGAAGTGGACGAAGAATCAGAAAATACAGTTCTTTACAAACACGAATCGGATGCCGATGGATTCGACATCACACGCGATCCGGACGGTTCGTTTGTATTGAGTGGCTATGCGATTGAACGTTTGTTCAAAATGACCGATTTCTCACGGGAAGATTCGATTCGCCGATTTGCCCGCCAAATGCGCGGCATGGGCATTGATGACGCTTTGCGCGAACGCGGAGCGGAAAACGGAGACACGGTCCGTTTGCTTGAGTTTGAATTCGAATTTATGGACTAATAGGGAGTTGAACCCCTGTTAGCCTTAGTTTCACTTTATCTGGAGGGCTGATGAATGAAGGATATATCGGAACAACGGTTTTATTTGGTGCGGGAGGACGTTTTGACCGAGGCCATGGTGAAGACGCTTGAAGTCAAACGGCTTCTGCAGCGCGACCGCATGTCGATTTTGGATGCGGTCAATAAGACCGGTCTGTCACGATCTGCGTTTTATAAATATCGAGATGCGGTATTCCCATTCCATTCAATCGTCAGAGAGCGGATTCTGACGGTATTCCTGCAATTGGAAGACCGCTCAGGCACGCTCGCGACACTTCTTCAAACGGTTGCTGAAGCCCGCTGTAATATTTTGACCATCCATCAGACGATTCCGATCCAAGGCCGTGCCAATGTGACATTGTCTTTGGACGTAACGGCGATGGAAATGGATTTGGATGCTTTTCTGCAACAGTTGAAAAAACTCGATTTTGTCGAGTCAGCTGAAGTTGTATCAAGTGGATCATCATAAATAGAGGAGTGGTTGGATGGCTGGACAAACTGCTAATAACCGTATTTCATATTTGGGACCGGAAGCATCGTTTACTCATTTGGCGGCGCTCCGGGTATTCCCGGAAGGCAAACAAGTTCCGTTCGCAACAATCCCGGAATGCATAGAAGCAGTGGCGGAAGGCAGCGTTGATTACGCTGTCGTGCCACTGGAAAATGCATTGGAAGGGTCTGTCTCGCTGACGGTGGATTATCTGTTCCATGAAGCGCAATTATACGTCACGGCTGAAGTGCTTTCGCCGATTGGGCAGCATTTTCTGGTGCATCCGGAAAATGCCGATGCCGATTCATTTGAAGCGATTTATTCGCATCCGCAAGCTTTGGCACAGAGCCATAAATTTTTATATTATACATATAAAAACACACCGCTTGAGCAATACAGCTCAACATCAGCGGCGGCGAAGATGGTATCT is part of the Planococcus shenhongbingii genome and harbors:
- a CDS encoding prepilin peptidase; its protein translation is MFITYTAFFSIFGLVFGSFYNVVGLRVPKNESIAFPPSHCTKCDRQLTALDLVPVFSYLFLRGRCRSCGEKIHWVYPLMEAITAALFAISFWQLGFTPELIVALIFVSLLVIIMVSDIAYMLIPDKVLLPVGIVLLALRLFIPLDPWWDALLGAAIGFGILLLIAIVSKGGMGGGDIKLFFVIGLVLGTSGTLMTLFFASLIGAIAGIIQLRINNQDRKTPVPFGPSIALGAVITYFWGDTLLNWYMNFWG
- a CDS encoding Maf family protein, yielding MKFKATQPVILASASPRRKELLEGIGIDFSIIPSLKEEPDPSQFQTAMGYVIECAMQKAKDVAKTHPEAVVIGSDTVVVLDGEILRKPQSKQQAQEYLHRLSGQTHDVITAITIVKGNSEQSFHEMTRVTFYDLPEDWIEAYTSTDDPYDKAGAYGIQTMSGLFVRKIDGDYNTVVGLPIASLTQKLLLSGYIALEGSRVHAD
- the radC gene encoding RadC family protein, whose amino-acid sequence is MQIEQALMIRDVHAADRPRERLVNQGAMSLSNQELIAILLRTGTKQESVLHLANRVLTYFEQIQGLKDATIEEMISIKGIGQAKAVQLLAAVELGRRLSSKQTDTKFTIRSPKDAASYLMADMTSLKQEHFVVLFLNIKNQVMHKQTIFVGSLNASIVHPREIFREAVRRSSASIVCAHNHPSGNPAPSPEDIAVTKRLMEAGSIIGIELLDHIIIGDHQFTSLNEKGFM
- a CDS encoding rod shape-determining protein, whose product is MFGIGSKDVGIDLGTANTLVFIKDKGIVLREPSVVVKNTITGEILAVGNEARKMMGRTPGSIVAIRPMKDGVIADFDTTAAMIQYYLREALKSSGRNWQKPNIMICVPYGITSVESRAIINAARQAGAREAYTIEEPFAAAIGANLPVWEPTGSMVVDIGGGTTEVAVISLGGIVSSQSVRVAGDAFDIAVTQHIRKTYNVMIGERTAEAIKMEIGSASTVTEEEKNAKMEIRGRDMLTGLPKTIEITAAEISEALKEAIESIMVAIRSTLEKTPPELSADVMERGIVLTGGGALLKNLDKVIADETGLPVIIAENPLDCVAIGTGKALDNIEQVRRQQSHK
- the mreC gene encoding rod shape-determining protein MreC translates to MFHFFTNKRLILLLLGVILLVALISFSLRDRDNVSLPEQIIKDGVGAGQMVFSGPAHFVTGIFDSIDSLLNTYEENKYLKSRLEEFASVQAEATNLRSENDELKALVGKEEDLRSYNPIHATVIARNPDQWEEKIIINEGSTNGVKENMAVMTAQGLIGKVVLTTPFTSTVELISTQNPNYRVSAMVIGGKKDVFGLIEGYDVERRELLLKRIDADIDLKVGQQVISSGLGGIFPKGIVIGEITEIAIDEFGLTKLVYVKPAADFSLLNHVVIADRVLPEVDGEDNGEVGDEES
- the mreD gene encoding rod shape-determining protein MreD, whose translation is MMRFLIPLIGLFLFYLEPVFGLFSPLQIGGEYYYVVPRFLIMFLIFVSVYFDTKHAMFYGLFFGLLYDVFFIDIIGLYSFLYPAICVLAGYIVKNLQRNLYITTMVTLVLTAAFEFILYQFFSLISLTSIPIGTFFDTRLMPTMIANSMFLVILGWAFRSMIVGRFEARRKNPSLSRFNG
- the minC gene encoding septum site-determining protein MinC; this encodes MKNLVYIKGTKQGLVLQLDDQCSYTDLLKELQAKVSDPALEGSAEVQINLGNRYCTEAQIKEITNITQKDTELRVISVKSDVITVEESNRRILERQSETYVGIVRSGQIVRAEGDLVVVGDVNPNGRVVAGGNIYVLGRLKGIAHAGANGNREAVIAASWLEATHLQIDDELEIMTDELTVLSEQPEMECAYLHKNGSIIIDRLQELRFLRPEISTFKGGS
- the minD gene encoding septum site-determining protein MinD; this translates as MGEAIVITSGKGGVGKTTTTANLGTALALQGKKVCLIDTDIGLRNLDVILGLENRIIYDLVDVLDGRCKVHQALVKDKRFDDMLYLLPAAQTTDKNAINPEQMKELVTELKKEYDFVIIDCPAGIEQGYKNAVAGADKAIVVTTPEISAVRDADRIIGLLELEEGIEPPKLIINRIRQHLMNAGDSMDINEITTHLSIDLLGIVADDETVISSSNRGEPVVMDPTNRAALGYRNIARRILGESVPLMTMDKKNQGVFSKIKAIFAKS
- the rplU gene encoding 50S ribosomal protein L21, with the protein product MYAIIETGGKQIKVEAGQEIYVEKLNGEAGDVITFDKVLFVGGEDAKVGVPFVEGATVTAKVEKHGKQKKITVFKYKAKKNYHKKQGHRQPYTKLTVDAINL
- a CDS encoding ribosomal-processing cysteine protease Prp, with amino-acid sequence MIRVNVKETSNRILSFEMSGHADFAEHGQDLVCAGASAVSFGAVNAIMELTKIEPQIQQESSGFLKVVFPEGLDEKTEEQVQLLVRAMIVSLKTIEHDYGKYIKITFTA
- the rpmA gene encoding 50S ribosomal protein L27 — translated: MLRLDLQFFASKKGVGSTRNGRDSESKRLGAKRADGQLVSGGSILYRQRGTKIYPGENVGRGGDDTLFAKVDGIVRFERYGRDRKKVSVYPVAQEA
- a CDS encoding Spo0B domain-containing protein, with the translated sequence MKEMTTVAQSLRHARHDFLNELQLINMYLDLGRQEEAQAIIRSHAEAAVHLSRLAGLKMPLTEEWLLLAKWQHPEFHFHVECLAHRAPVELDAAFTRLLELFVATALPQMDPYAEHECCVRLANEEESLMMEITLNGNWTEIEFPEVSGLYAVKECDSDSMKLTVRAQMEG
- the obgE gene encoding GTPase ObgE; this encodes MFVDHVKVYVRGGDGGDGMVAFRREKYVPDGGPAGGDGGKGGDVVFVVEEGLRTLMDFRYKRIFKADRGTHGMSKNQHGAKATDTFIKVPPGTVVKDAETGETIADLVEHGQTAVIARGGRGGRGNSRFATPQNPAPELSEKGEPGFERNVIMELKVLADAGLVGFPSVGKSTLLSVVSAAKPKIAEYHFTTIVPNLGMVETDDQRSFVMADLPGLIEGAHQGIGLGHQFLRHIERTRVIIHVIDMSAMEGRDPYEDYVTINEELKQYNMRLTERPQLIVANKMDMPDAEENLKEFRKKLPEDARIFPISALSRQGLSNLLFAIADLLEVTAEFPLIDEVDEESENTVLYKHESDADGFDITRDPDGSFVLSGYAIERLFKMTDFSREDSIRRFARQMRGMGIDDALRERGAENGDTVRLLEFEFEFMD
- a CDS encoding ACT domain-containing protein; the encoded protein is MKDISEQRFYLVREDVLTEAMVKTLEVKRLLQRDRMSILDAVNKTGLSRSAFYKYRDAVFPFHSIVRERILTVFLQLEDRSGTLATLLQTVAEARCNILTIHQTIPIQGRANVTLSLDVTAMEMDLDAFLQQLKKLDFVESAEVVSSGSS
- the pheA gene encoding prephenate dehydratase, whose protein sequence is MAGQTANNRISYLGPEASFTHLAALRVFPEGKQVPFATIPECIEAVAEGSVDYAVVPLENALEGSVSLTVDYLFHEAQLYVTAEVLSPIGQHFLVHPENADADSFEAIYSHPQALAQSHKFLYYTYKNTPLEQYSSTSAAAKMVSELPERPIAAIGNEFSAQKYGLTILHRDIHDFHFNHTRFFVLSKTDHKLEVANHEGQVKTTLMISPPKDDRSGVLHQVLSVFAWRQLNLSKIESRPLKTGLGNYFFIIDVLEDESATMMRGAFEELAAIGCEVKTLGSYFTYRSE